The segment GACACTCTTTCTCAGTCTTCTCCAGGGGTTCGTAGTTCTTACAATTGTCTTTCTGGTGTATCTTTCTGCGATAAACAGGGGTCTTAATGAAGCAGAAGTGAGAACACTCACCTTTACAACGATTGTTATAGCTAATCTGCTCCTGATCCTGACAAATCGTTCATGGTCAGAGACGATGGTTCAGACAATCCAGACTCCGAACAAAGCGATGGGGTGGGTATTTGCCGGAACACTCATTGGTCTCACTCTGATTCTCATAATTCCTTCACTTCAGAATCTCTTCAGGTTTGCTCCGATATCTTTCGAAGAATTTATTACCTGTGTGCTTGCCGGAGTTGTGAGTGTCCTCTGGTTTGAGGTGTATAAGATCTGGAATTCACGGCAAAAGAGAAAAGAAGAAGCAGACCTCCTGATTCAGTAAAAAATCAGGAGATCTCCGGGTCAGAACCAGGTACATTTAGTAGAAGGTGTTCATCATGATCCTGAAATGAATCAGGAGCCATGATGGTAACCGCTGCCGGATCGATCGCAAGACGGATTGGTGTCCGTGTCATCTTTTCTCCCCCCATGATCACGTATTTCCCGGGTTTTGTCTCGATACATGCTGACTGTGCCTTAAACAACCGTGATTCAGGAAATACAAGATGCCGGCCGAGAAGGAATCCTATCCAGAACTTGAGTCCCTGCCATTCACTTTCCGAGTCCATTGCAAAAATGATGAGAGTTTTGTTATCGATATGAGCATCTGGAGTAATTTTACGAGTCCCATAAAAACTTCCGTTTGCAATGATCAATTGTCTTGTTTTGATACATTCAGTAACTCCGTCAATGGTGATAGAACAGGAAAACAGTTGTTGTGAAATGAGATAACTGGTTTCATACAATAGGTAAGATACCATTCCAAGGTATCGTTTCAGAAGTTTCGGAGTTGCCGAAACCACATCCCGGGAAAATCCTATCGTTGCGATGTTGATAAAATATTGATCATTTATCATTCCGAGGTCTACGTCAACAACTTTTCCATGAACGATAACCTCTATAGCTTTTTCAAGCGACATAGGGATCCCCATTGACCGGGCAAAATTGTTCGCCGTCCCCATTGGAAGAATGCCCAGAACAGAATCTTTGTGGACAAAAAGATCAGTAATTGTGTTAAATGTCCCGTCACCACCGCCAATGATAATGAGAGGATGTTTCTGATCCAGTACCTCGGTTACCACTTTTCTCAATCGTTCGGGTTTTCGGACAGGATATGATGCGATTACGTCAATACCCCGAAGATGGAGAAGATCAAGAGCCCTGAAAAATAACTTCTCCCCTTTACGGGAATGGGTATTGACGATGAGAACTGCCTGCCTTTTTTTCCTGATAAGATCTCCAAGTTCCCGCTTATTTGTCATGCAATTTCCTAAAAGAAGAGCGGATGAGATCTCGAATTGGATTTTGAATAAAAGAAAAGTGATTTTTCATTCTTTACCAGAAAGAGTGGACTTGAGTGCTGTATCGATTGCACTTGAAAGATAATCACCTGCAAGGTCAGGAATCACTGATTCGTTGAGTTCTGTAAGATTCTGAACTTTTTCAATGATTGTGTCCTGTTTATTAAGGGCTACGATGGCCTTTTCCCGTATTGGGATCACTTTTTCAGAAACCTGAAGCGAATTCAGATGATCAATCTCGGTCTTGATCACTCCCTGATATTCTTTCAGATCGGCTTTCACAGCATCCCACTGCTTCAGTTTTACATCAGCATTGATATGTCCTATCCTGGTTACTGACTCATTCTGAAATTCCTGAAGCGAGCTGAGGAATGTGAGATCGTTGGTGTTTATAACTGATGAACATCCGGCGACGAGAAGAGAACCGGAGATGACTGATATTAGCATAATTGATAGCCACATTTTTTTCATACAAATACCTCTGTTTTGATGAGAAAGATCATTTCTCTCTCGTACCATAGCATAATGCAAAACGTGCTGGAGCAATCCTGAATGATTGCTTCATACTATGAAGCGTATGTAGATTGCACGTTTAGAATTAATCCTGTTTCACTTCAATTATTTCAAACATTATGCTTTGTATTATGAGTGATATGATTGTGAATATGAAGTATCCGTTTTGCAATATCAATCTCCTCATGAGTGAACAGTTCTCATCATCACAAGATTAGGATCCATTATACGAAAGTAGTTGTCTGAAAGGGGAAAACGCGATTACTTGTTCAATAGCGGCAGGATAGATCAGTCTCTGTACTGTTCGGTTCGTTGGAAATGGTTTTGTTCTATTCTGGCAAAATCTCTGATGATAAGCATAATTTATGCCAGGATTACGCTTATTATGGCTATGATTAGAATGAGGAACAACATAACAAGAACCATTCTTTGATGATCTCTTCTGATGATTTTTTGTACGAAAAAATCCCTCATATTGAAGGTTTAAGAGTAATCTCACCTGTATCGAGTTTACATGAATAGAGATACTTGTCAAGTGGAATCCATGTTTCCGATTCCTTTCAGGTTAGCTCTTTTCTTTTGTAAGATCCAAAAGATGGTTATCGATTTAAAAAATTTCTATTAAGAGCCTAATTGATTCCTTTTCAATACCTGTCGGGGATGTTTTTCAGTATTCCTTATCTCTTTGTGAATCTCTTTGGAACACATTTTCAGATATCGGAAAAAAGAGAAATCCGTCAATAAAGGGGAATCATTATCCAATCTTTCTAAATTTCCCCGCAGGTACCAAAATCTCAAACCTTGCTCCATGACCCGGGACACCTGTCTCAATGATGCTTATTCCCGTGATATCAAGAATTTCTCGTGAAAGATTGAGCCCGAATCCGGTATGCTTATAGTATCCCCTGGTGAAAATTTTTGATTTATATTCAGTCGGGATTCCTACCCCGTCATCCTCAATGATGATGGAATATCCCTCTTTTCCTTCAAATCCGGAGAATCGAATCAAGGTGATAGTATCGCCATATCTCTTTGCGTTATCAACAAGGTTTAAAAAAACTTTCTCAATCAATGGGTCTGCATACACCTCAACCCCTGATATATCTATTTGAATCTGAATCGGGCTGATATCAATAGATTTGATCGAATGAGAGATCACTTTACTGACATCCTGCCAGATTGGTGAACGTACACCAATATCCTGGTAATCACGTGTGAATAATATCTGTACCTCAACATTTTTTGCAGATGCATATGCTTTTTCTAAAAACCCTTTCACCGGTTGATTCAGGTCTTCCTCCATTGCAAAATCAAGATAACCAAGAACTACCTGGAGATCATTTCCGATATCATGTCTGGTAATACTTGATAACAGGTTAAGTTTTGCATTTGCCTGAACTAACGCATCTTCAGCAAGTTTGCGTTGTGTTATATCGAGAAGCGAGATAATGACTTTTTCAAGAGTCTGTTCAAAGCCGGGTACAACGAGCATCTTCAGCAGGACCACCCTTTTATCACCGGTCATCGTCTGAAAAGGAAGTTCAGATTCAAACTCGGTTTTCCCGGATATCAGGGAAATAATCTCCTCTTTGAAGGATGTATAAGAGTCAGATTCAAAGATGGTTGAAAAGCCACTTGAAAAATCCGTTTTGGATTTAGCCTTAAATAACAGCAGTGTAGCACGGTTTATTCGGGTGACCTTTACCATCTTGGCACATAACCTGACTTCATCAGGGTGCGTTTCAAACCATCTTCTAAAATCTTCGATACCTTCTCCTTGTTTCTTATCAATCCAGTACCTGATCTTAGAAAAGTCTTCCTCCCATAGGGAAATTGGAGACTCATCAAACAAGACACGATATCGTTCCTCGCTCTCCCGTAAGGCTTTTTCTGCCCGTTTTCGTTCAGTAATGTCCCGGATCATGACAAGTGAGCCGGTCTCTCCCTGATACTCAAATGGTACTTCTTTTACCCCGACATAAACCGGGGTTCCATCCAGTTTCAGGTAAATCAGATCACGGAGTTCGACTATGACCTGGTCTTCGTTATTGTTTTGTATCCGGTCCCGAATATTCTCATGAAATGAGGGATCGATACGGTCAATAAAATCCGTTCCCAGTAGTTGATCTGCTGAAGCGGCGCCAAATAACTGCAAGGCGGCATTATTGAGGTACCTGAAACGATTATTTGTTTGTATATATATTGCATCAGGGGCGTTATCTACAAGAATTCTGAAGTTCTCCTCACTCTTTGCCTTTTCCTGATGAACTTTAACAATTTCTTCGAGTTGTGTTCGCAATTCCTCTTCACTCTGACGGAGCGCTTCCTCAGCTCGTTTTCGTTCGGTAATATCAGATGCGATTCCAATAAGACCATAGACCATTCCCTCTTCATCATAGATTGGATTGGTATAAACATCTAAAATTATGCCATCGATATTTACTTGTAATGATTGTGGTTTTCCACTCAAGGTTTCTTTACATGCAATAATGATATCGGGATATTCTGCATACAAATCATCAACCCGCTGGCCTAAAACCTGATTAGGTTCAAAATTTAAACTCCTCAAACCAAGTCCTTCAGAAAGGGTGAAACGCATCTCTTTATCCATTGCAAAGAGAACCACCGGGATATTTGCGATTATCGTTTCAAGACGGTTCTTACTCTCACGTAAATCGTCCTCTATTCTCCTGCGTTCAGTAATTTCATACGTGATTCCGAGGATGCGGTCTATATGACCGTCCCGGTTCCGAAGAGGGACCAGTGATGAATGGAAGATACGTTTTCCACTAGGCAGATCCAGTTCAATCTCATCTTCATAGGTTGTCCCTAACTCCAGACACCTGCGGTACTTGGCATTTACTGCCTGACCAACCTCCGGAGAGACTGTTTCATCAACATATTTCCCGATGAGGTCTTTTTTGGAGATTCCTACACTTTTCTCCAGGGCAGGATTAACTTCCAGGTTCTTAAAGCGGCTATCCTCTGTCACTTCCAGGAGATAGATACCTTCTGAAACGTTATCAAAAATCTCCCTGAATCGTTGTTCGCTCTTTTGCAGCGCCTCATCTGCTTTCTTGCGTTCGGTGATATCAAACGCAATGCCCATGAAATAACTAAAATTCCCGTCTATATCCCTTATAACATTTCCTCGGGAGACGTGCCAGCGCCATTCTCCAAAGGCATTACGGACACGATATTCCGTTCCTTGGGGAGTGCAGTCAACACTAATATAGCGCTGAAATACTTCCTGAAGGTTGGGAAAATCATCAGGATGGATGAGTGGCTGGAAAGAATGACCGGTAATTTCATCAGGATTGTAACCAAGAACCGTTTGAAAAGATGGAGATACATAGAGGAATTCTCCTCTGGAGTTAAGTGTGTAAATGAGGTCCTGGCTGTTTTCTACTATAAGCCGATATTTTTCTTCATTTGCCCGCAACGCCGCCTCTGCTCTTTTACGAGCAGTGA is part of the Methanospirillum lacunae genome and harbors:
- a CDS encoding PAS domain S-box protein, which codes for MTDIYTTLRRDLKELTSPSGFLQITFIATVLVVLFYISLRNYLLFHGVVELAGIAVAFSIFIIIWNTRGVINDTFFLILGISFLFIGGIDLVHTLAYKGMGIVPGPDADYATQLWIAARYFQSISFIIGSLFIGRTITKGRKYDADIIITVFTAAITLIFASIFIWQIFPTCYIEGIGLTRFKITSEYLISLILIATIIILYHKRKHFDNEVWQYIIVAQVLLILGELAFTSYVSVFGFTNMLGHLFRFLSVYLFYRAFVVISLTRPYNLILHDLTEKEKALKESVGQFRAVFNQTFHLMAVLDPQGTLIELNTVVTKYLQDEHKDPRSELGKPLWLTSWWTHDPASQEQLKNAITRVRNGEVIRFETTHPLGKELMDIDFSLKPVRDPQGNTILLIAEGWDITARKRAEAALRANEEKYRLIVENSQDLIYTLNSRGEFLYVSPSFQTVLGYNPDEITGHSFQPLIHPDDFPNLQEVFQRYISVDCTPQGTEYRVRNAFGEWRWHVSRGNVIRDIDGNFSYFMGIAFDITERKKADEALQKSEQRFREIFDNVSEGIYLLEVTEDSRFKNLEVNPALEKSVGISKKDLIGKYVDETVSPEVGQAVNAKYRRCLELGTTYEDEIELDLPSGKRIFHSSLVPLRNRDGHIDRILGITYEITERRRIEDDLRESKNRLETIIANIPVVLFAMDKEMRFTLSEGLGLRSLNFEPNQVLGQRVDDLYAEYPDIIIACKETLSGKPQSLQVNIDGIILDVYTNPIYDEEGMVYGLIGIASDITERKRAEEALRQSEEELRTQLEEIVKVHQEKAKSEENFRILVDNAPDAIYIQTNNRFRYLNNAALQLFGAASADQLLGTDFIDRIDPSFHENIRDRIQNNNEDQVIVELRDLIYLKLDGTPVYVGVKEVPFEYQGETGSLVMIRDITERKRAEKALRESEERYRVLFDESPISLWEEDFSKIRYWIDKKQGEGIEDFRRWFETHPDEVRLCAKMVKVTRINRATLLLFKAKSKTDFSSGFSTIFESDSYTSFKEEIISLISGKTEFESELPFQTMTGDKRVVLLKMLVVPGFEQTLEKVIISLLDITQRKLAEDALVQANAKLNLLSSITRHDIGNDLQVVLGYLDFAMEEDLNQPVKGFLEKAYASAKNVEVQILFTRDYQDIGVRSPIWQDVSKVISHSIKSIDISPIQIQIDISGVEVYADPLIEKVFLNLVDNAKRYGDTITLIRFSGFEGKEGYSIIIEDDGVGIPTEYKSKIFTRGYYKHTGFGLNLSREILDITGISIIETGVPGHGARFEILVPAGKFRKIG
- a CDS encoding diacylglycerol/lipid kinase family protein, translated to MTNKRELGDLIRKKRQAVLIVNTHSRKGEKLFFRALDLLHLRGIDVIASYPVRKPERLRKVVTEVLDQKHPLIIIGGGDGTFNTITDLFVHKDSVLGILPMGTANNFARSMGIPMSLEKAIEVIVHGKVVDVDLGMINDQYFINIATIGFSRDVVSATPKLLKRYLGMVSYLLYETSYLISQQLFSCSITIDGVTECIKTRQLIIANGSFYGTRKITPDAHIDNKTLIIFAMDSESEWQGLKFWIGFLLGRHLVFPESRLFKAQSACIETKPGKYVIMGGEKMTRTPIRLAIDPAAVTIMAPDSFQDHDEHLLLNVPGSDPEIS